Proteins found in one Labrenzia sp. VG12 genomic segment:
- a CDS encoding phosphatase PAP2 family protein, which yields MQALSSPPTLWQLVRAGLLSFPVLLAIASGALITLALSRAGWDATANEVARLQDPTFSLFWSAPAMLAGLAVPFLVPAACAVSTEMRLAKATLAAFLASLIAVSLLKGFTSRLHPEALIPHSVLARSLQFEFGFLRNGVLSLIEGWPSGHMATNTAVAIVLAKLTPNIWIARLCWVWIGWIALATVFGISGDVHWLSDMLAGALLGSAIAFQVLRGFRSLPPASHQR from the coding sequence ATGCAGGCTCTTTCCTCCCCGCCCACGCTCTGGCAGCTTGTTCGCGCGGGATTGCTGAGTTTTCCCGTCTTGCTGGCCATAGCGTCCGGGGCCCTGATCACCCTTGCATTGTCCCGGGCAGGCTGGGATGCAACCGCCAACGAGGTCGCCCGGCTGCAGGACCCGACTTTTTCGCTGTTTTGGTCGGCACCTGCCATGCTGGCCGGTCTGGCGGTTCCGTTTCTTGTGCCTGCCGCCTGTGCCGTGAGCACTGAAATGCGACTGGCCAAGGCCACTCTCGCAGCCTTCCTGGCTTCGCTGATTGCCGTCTCACTCCTGAAAGGGTTTACGTCTCGGCTGCACCCGGAAGCCCTGATCCCGCATTCCGTCCTTGCCAGGTCACTGCAGTTCGAGTTCGGCTTTCTCAGAAACGGTGTTCTCAGCCTGATCGAAGGTTGGCCATCGGGTCACATGGCGACAAACACCGCTGTGGCAATCGTCCTCGCCAAACTCACACCCAACATCTGGATTGCCCGATTGTGCTGGGTCTGGATTGGCTGGATAGCCCTTGCCACCGTTTTCGGCATCAGCGGTGACGTTCACTGGCTTTCAGACATGCTGGCGGGTGCTCTGCTGGGTAGTGCCATCGCCTTCCAGGTCCTGCGCGGTTTCCGTTCGCTGCCACCGGCGTCACATCAGAGGTGA
- the infB gene encoding translation initiation factor IF-2: MSDTKNPGDKTISVERGKTLGLKRGGGDQGTVRQSFSHGRSKAVVVEKKKRRVVIPGQEPKPEAPAPTTQRLERPAEAPRKPHQPDPQAAKQARRSASGQRQKGNGNVLRTLTKEEAAARAAALQMAKVRDEEDRVRRAEEEKRRAAEAAQRQAEEEARAKVEAEERAKREAEEAKAAAEAAKAAPAAEEAKAPAEAAPAAKAAAPQRQETRKPAIRKPAHADGGRPPSLDNMGKRKEAPAPARPKPETREGATSADDRNKGGLRAVKRPKQAPAPTTRPRGGDDRRRSKLTISAATGGDDGQRARSLASMRRRQEKAKRGQQQVVREKISREVTLPEAITIQELANRMAERAVDVIKLLMKQGQMLKINDVIDADTAELIAEEMGHTVKRVSEADVEEGLFTTEDDEGTLKPRPPVVTIMGHVDHGKTSLLDSIRKSKVVTGEAGGITQHIGAYQVDQDGQKITFIDTPGHAAFSQMRARGAKSTDIVILVVAADDGVMPQTKEAIAHAKAADAPIIVAINKIDKPGADPNRVRTELLSEELVVESMGGDIIDVEVSALNGTNLDKLLEMILLQSEVLELQANPDRTAEGVVIEAQLDRGRGPVATVLVQKGTLKPGDILVAGSEWGRVRAMLDENGEQVKEAGPSKPVEVLGFQGTPAAGDLVAVVENEARAREITDYRQRQIREKASVVASAARGSLEQMMMSAQNTGRKEFPLVLKADVQGSAEAIAHALNELGNEEVGARILLSGVGGITESDITLASASNAPILGFNVRANKQAREAASRDGIEIRYYNVIYDLVDDIKSAMSGLLSPERRETFLGNAEIKEIFHISKVGKVAGCLVTEGVVERGANVRLIRDDVVIHEGELGTLKRFKDEVKSVESGQECGMNFVKYQDMRPGDIIECFRVEQIARTL; this comes from the coding sequence ATGAGCGATACGAAGAATCCAGGCGACAAGACAATCAGCGTTGAGCGTGGCAAGACGCTTGGCCTCAAGCGGGGCGGTGGCGATCAGGGAACTGTTCGGCAGTCGTTTTCGCATGGCCGGTCAAAGGCCGTCGTCGTGGAAAAGAAAAAGCGCCGTGTCGTGATCCCGGGACAGGAGCCGAAACCGGAAGCTCCCGCACCGACGACCCAGCGTCTGGAACGGCCGGCTGAAGCTCCGCGCAAACCGCACCAGCCTGATCCGCAGGCCGCAAAGCAGGCACGCCGCTCCGCGTCCGGCCAGCGCCAGAAGGGCAATGGCAACGTGCTTCGCACCCTGACCAAGGAAGAAGCGGCTGCCCGCGCAGCAGCTCTCCAGATGGCCAAGGTCCGCGACGAGGAAGACCGCGTTCGCCGGGCGGAAGAAGAAAAGCGCCGTGCCGCTGAAGCTGCGCAGCGTCAGGCCGAAGAAGAAGCCCGCGCCAAGGTGGAAGCCGAAGAGCGTGCCAAGCGCGAGGCTGAAGAAGCCAAGGCAGCCGCCGAAGCCGCGAAAGCGGCCCCGGCTGCAGAGGAAGCCAAGGCTCCGGCCGAAGCCGCTCCCGCTGCCAAGGCGGCTGCGCCTCAACGCCAGGAGACGAGAAAACCGGCCATTCGCAAGCCTGCGCATGCCGATGGCGGACGCCCGCCGAGCCTCGACAACATGGGCAAGCGCAAGGAAGCTCCTGCTCCGGCCCGTCCGAAGCCGGAAACCCGCGAGGGTGCCACGTCCGCGGACGATCGCAACAAGGGCGGCCTGCGTGCCGTCAAGCGGCCGAAACAGGCTCCGGCCCCGACCACGCGTCCGCGTGGCGGCGACGACCGGCGCCGGTCCAAGCTGACGATTTCTGCTGCCACCGGTGGTGATGACGGCCAGCGGGCACGCTCGCTTGCCTCCATGCGCCGCCGCCAGGAAAAGGCCAAGCGCGGTCAGCAGCAGGTGGTTCGCGAGAAAATTTCCCGTGAAGTCACGCTGCCGGAAGCGATCACCATTCAGGAACTCGCCAACCGCATGGCCGAGCGCGCTGTTGATGTGATCAAACTGCTGATGAAGCAGGGCCAGATGCTCAAGATCAACGACGTCATCGACGCCGACACGGCCGAGCTGATCGCCGAAGAGATGGGCCACACGGTCAAGCGTGTTTCCGAAGCCGACGTTGAAGAAGGCCTGTTCACCACCGAGGATGACGAGGGCACCCTGAAGCCGCGGCCGCCGGTCGTGACCATCATGGGCCACGTCGACCACGGCAAGACCTCGCTGCTCGACTCGATCCGCAAGTCCAAGGTTGTCACCGGCGAAGCCGGCGGCATCACGCAGCATATCGGCGCCTATCAGGTCGATCAGGATGGTCAGAAGATCACCTTCATCGATACGCCGGGTCACGCAGCCTTCTCGCAGATGCGTGCCCGCGGTGCCAAGTCGACGGATATCGTGATACTCGTGGTTGCTGCCGACGATGGCGTCATGCCGCAGACCAAGGAAGCGATCGCCCACGCCAAGGCGGCCGATGCGCCGATCATCGTGGCGATCAACAAGATCGACAAGCCGGGCGCAGATCCGAACCGGGTCCGCACCGAACTCCTGAGTGAGGAACTCGTCGTCGAATCCATGGGCGGCGACATCATCGATGTCGAGGTTTCGGCCCTGAACGGCACCAACCTGGACAAGCTGCTGGAGATGATCCTGCTGCAGTCCGAGGTTCTTGAGCTTCAGGCCAATCCGGACCGCACTGCGGAAGGTGTTGTCATCGAGGCCCAGCTCGACCGTGGCCGGGGTCCGGTTGCGACCGTGCTGGTGCAGAAGGGCACGCTGAAGCCGGGTGACATCCTGGTGGCCGGTTCCGAATGGGGCCGTGTCCGCGCCATGCTCGACGAGAACGGCGAACAGGTGAAGGAAGCCGGTCCGTCCAAGCCGGTCGAGGTTCTGGGCTTCCAGGGCACTCCGGCGGCAGGCGACCTGGTTGCGGTCGTGGAAAACGAAGCCCGCGCCCGTGAAATCACCGACTACCGCCAGCGTCAGATCCGCGAAAAGGCCTCCGTGGTTGCCTCTGCAGCACGCGGATCGCTCGAGCAGATGATGATGAGCGCGCAGAACACGGGCCGGAAGGAATTCCCGCTGGTTCTGAAAGCGGACGTGCAGGGCTCGGCGGAAGCCATCGCCCACGCGCTCAACGAACTCGGCAACGAGGAAGTTGGCGCACGCATCCTGCTGTCGGGTGTCGGTGGCATCACCGAGAGCGACATCACCCTGGCATCGGCCTCCAATGCGCCGATCCTCGGCTTCAACGTGCGTGCCAACAAGCAGGCGCGTGAAGCAGCCAGCCGCGATGGTATCGAGATCCGTTACTACAACGTGATCTACGACCTCGTGGACGACATCAAGTCGGCCATGTCCGGCCTGCTGTCGCCGGAGCGGCGCGAGACCTTCCTCGGCAATGCGGAGATCAAGGAAATCTTCCACATCTCCAAGGTCGGCAAGGTTGCAGGCTGTCTGGTCACCGAAGGTGTTGTCGAACGCGGTGCCAATGTGCGCCTCATTCGCGACGACGTGGTCATCCACGAGGGCGAACTGGGCACGCTCAAGCGCTTCAAGGACGAGGTCAAGTCCGTCGAATCCGGTCAGGAATGCGGCATGAACTTCGTCAAGTACCAGGACATGCGTCCGGGCGACATCATCGAGTGTTTCCGCGTCGAGCAGATTGCAAGAACGCTCTGA
- a CDS encoding helix-turn-helix domain-containing protein, with protein sequence MKIIPLAPDPEAGCPVTHCLSKIGGKWKPVILFCICNGINRFGALQRAVPNITKQMLTKQLRELEADGLISRTVFPEVPPRVDYALTERGLSVLPVIEAMKAWGEADKRR encoded by the coding sequence ATGAAAATCATACCATTGGCGCCCGATCCGGAAGCCGGCTGTCCCGTCACCCACTGTCTTTCGAAGATCGGAGGCAAGTGGAAACCGGTGATCTTGTTCTGTATTTGCAATGGGATTAACCGCTTTGGCGCCCTGCAGCGTGCGGTGCCAAACATCACCAAGCAGATGCTGACCAAGCAACTCCGGGAACTGGAAGCCGATGGACTGATCTCGCGCACCGTTTTTCCTGAAGTTCCCCCACGTGTGGACTATGCCCTGACGGAGCGTGGGCTGTCCGTGTTGCCGGTGATCGAGGCGATGAAAGCCTGGGGAGAGGCGGACAAAAGAAGATAA
- the truB gene encoding tRNA pseudouridine(55) synthase TruB: MARQKQVKRKKNAINGWLVLDKPYGITSNEALGKIKRIFSPQKVGHAGTLDPRASGLLPVAFGEATKTVPFVMDGRKVYRFEVTWGTETNTDDTEGEVIATSDVRPDAPSISDVLGEFVGTIMQVPPKFSAIKIAGERAYDLARDGEEVELEARPIDVHRLDLVECPDENRAVFEAECGKGTYVRALARDLGRRLGTCGHVTELRRLLVGPFGEEDLVEFEDLVDAAEEQEEGAGVEALVSEFILPVRDAMDALVEVPVSLDDAAKIRKGMAVLLRGRDAPLNTDVAFASHADVPVAIGSVEKGRFQPSRVFHL, encoded by the coding sequence ATGGCACGGCAGAAACAGGTCAAACGCAAGAAAAACGCCATCAATGGCTGGCTGGTGCTGGACAAGCCCTACGGCATCACCTCCAACGAGGCCCTCGGCAAGATCAAGCGGATCTTTTCGCCGCAAAAGGTCGGGCATGCCGGTACGCTTGATCCGCGCGCCTCGGGGCTGCTGCCGGTGGCTTTTGGCGAGGCGACCAAGACCGTTCCTTTTGTCATGGATGGCCGCAAGGTCTACCGCTTCGAGGTGACCTGGGGCACGGAAACCAACACCGACGACACGGAAGGTGAGGTTATCGCGACCTCGGATGTGCGTCCGGATGCCCCGTCCATTTCCGATGTGCTTGGCGAGTTTGTCGGCACGATCATGCAGGTGCCGCCGAAATTCTCCGCCATCAAGATTGCCGGGGAACGGGCCTATGATCTTGCCCGTGACGGCGAAGAGGTCGAGCTGGAAGCCCGGCCCATCGACGTGCACCGGCTGGACCTGGTGGAGTGTCCGGATGAAAACCGCGCTGTTTTTGAAGCCGAATGCGGCAAGGGAACCTATGTGCGGGCCCTTGCCCGTGACCTTGGTCGCCGTCTCGGCACCTGTGGTCATGTCACGGAACTGCGCCGTCTGCTGGTCGGCCCGTTTGGCGAGGAAGACCTGGTCGAATTCGAGGACCTGGTGGACGCAGCTGAGGAGCAGGAAGAGGGAGCAGGCGTCGAGGCGCTGGTCTCCGAGTTCATTCTTCCCGTGCGCGATGCCATGGATGCCTTGGTCGAAGTGCCGGTCTCGCTCGACGATGCCGCCAAGATCCGCAAGGGCATGGCTGTCCTGCTGCGCGGGCGCGATGCGCCGCTCAACACCGATGTGGCCTTCGCCAGTCACGCCGATGTGCCCGTCGCCATCGGCTCGGTAGAGAAGGGCAGGTTCCAGCCGAGCCGGGTGTTTCACCTCTGA
- a CDS encoding RNA-binding protein, producing the protein MPRKNEPTERQCAVTREVQPVSSLIRFVLDPEGQVVPDLKRVLPGRGVWVTAAKDVVAVAEKDRKKVFGRGFKTEARVEPGLAERVDALMERSALQALSMTRKAGELVTGHAKVEAALRRDTVTGLIHASDAAEDGVRKLAAVVAGTEELANGCQIVRLFDSDQLDLALGRSNVIHAALLAGQASENFLSRVRDLERFRGYSVAHGDKGSV; encoded by the coding sequence GTGCCGAGGAAGAACGAGCCGACCGAACGGCAATGCGCCGTGACGAGGGAGGTTCAACCCGTCAGTTCGCTGATCCGGTTTGTGCTTGACCCGGAAGGTCAGGTGGTTCCGGATCTGAAGCGGGTGCTTCCGGGGCGCGGTGTTTGGGTGACGGCTGCGAAAGATGTCGTGGCCGTGGCCGAAAAAGACCGGAAGAAGGTATTCGGTAGGGGGTTCAAGACAGAAGCCCGTGTCGAACCTGGACTGGCAGAGCGGGTCGATGCGCTCATGGAACGGTCTGCGCTTCAGGCGCTCTCCATGACGCGAAAGGCCGGCGAACTGGTCACCGGTCACGCGAAGGTTGAAGCGGCTCTGCGGCGGGACACCGTCACCGGGCTGATCCATGCCTCGGACGCTGCAGAGGACGGGGTAAGGAAGCTGGCAGCTGTTGTTGCCGGCACTGAGGAACTGGCAAACGGATGCCAAATCGTCCGTTTGTTCGATTCGGACCAATTGGATTTGGCATTGGGCCGGTCAAATGTGATACATGCTGCACTGCTTGCGGGGCAGGCCAGCGAAAACTTTTTGTCACGGGTGCGTGACCTGGAGCGTTTTCGCGGTTATTCCGTGGCACACGGCGACAAAGGCAGCGTCTGA
- the rbfA gene encoding 30S ribosome-binding factor RbfA codes for MAKHHGQDSRGPSQRQLKVGETVRKELSDILTRGRFSDPDLDGVIITIPEVRMTPDLRLATCLVMPLGGKDAEKVEKALNRSAKYLRGQVSRRLTMKYMPDLRFVLDTRFDDDDRIGTLLHSPEVARDLDADEED; via the coding sequence ATGGCAAAACATCACGGACAGGACAGCCGTGGTCCGTCGCAGCGCCAGCTCAAGGTTGGCGAAACGGTGCGCAAGGAGCTGTCCGACATTCTGACACGCGGCCGGTTTTCCGATCCGGATCTGGATGGGGTCATCATCACCATCCCCGAAGTGCGCATGACGCCGGATCTGCGTCTTGCCACCTGTCTGGTGATGCCGCTCGGCGGCAAGGACGCGGAGAAGGTGGAAAAGGCACTCAACCGCAGCGCCAAGTATCTGCGTGGCCAGGTGTCCCGGCGCCTGACCATGAAATACATGCCCGACCTGCGTTTCGTGCTCGACACCCGTTTCGACGACGACGACCGCATCGGCACCCTGCTGCATTCTCCGGAAGTCGCCCGCGACCTGGACGCGGACGAAGAAGACTAG
- the rpsO gene encoding 30S ribosomal protein S15 yields the protein MSITAERKAELIKEYATKEGDTGSPEVQIAILTERINNLTEHFKGHGKDNHSRRGLLKMVAQRRSLLDYTRGKSEERYKTLIERLGIRR from the coding sequence ATGTCGATTACTGCAGAGCGCAAAGCTGAGCTCATCAAGGAATACGCGACCAAAGAAGGCGACACCGGCTCTCCGGAAGTCCAGATCGCGATCCTGACCGAGCGCATCAACAACCTGACCGAACACTTCAAGGGTCACGGCAAGGACAACCACTCCCGCCGCGGTCTTCTGAAGATGGTTGCGCAGCGCCGGTCCCTTCTGGACTACACGCGCGGCAAGAGCGAAGAGCGTTACAAGACGCTCATCGAACGTCTTGGCATTCGCCGCTAA